A stretch of Zootoca vivipara chromosome 13, rZooViv1.1, whole genome shotgun sequence DNA encodes these proteins:
- the BRD9 gene encoding bromodomain-containing protein 9 isoform X1, giving the protein MGKKHKKHKAEKAEWRSTPAPAVVAATGGGGSGGASYDDYVDKPLEKPLKLVLKVGGSEVTELSGSGHDSSYYDDRSDHERERHKEKKKKKKKKSDKEKEKHLDDEERRKRKEEKKRKREKEQCDTEGETDDFDPGKKVEVEPPSDRPVRACRTQPAESESTPIQQLLEHFLRQLQRKDPHGFFAFPVTDAIAPGYSMIIKHPMDFGTMKDKIAANEYKSVTEFKADFKLMCDNAMTYNRPDTVYYKLAKKILHTGFKMMSKQAAILGDEDPAVEEPVPEVVPVHVETTKKSKKPSKEVISCIFEPEGNACSLTDSTAEEHVLALVEHAADEARDRISRCLPNSKIGYLKKNGDGSLVFSVLNPSDPEAEEEETHPVDLSSLSSKLLPGFTALGFKDERRHKVTFLSSANTALSMQHHSLFHDLKADEMELLYSAYGDETGIQCALSLQEFVKDSGIYSKKIVDDLLDQITGGDHSKMIYQLKQRRNIPVKPPDEVKVPPVLIKEEHKLRNTCPDASKQSMVGEAIGDNTSSVLDFLSMKPYSDVSLDISMLSSLGKVKKELDHEDNHLHLDETTKLLQDLHEAQADRVGSRPSSNLSSLSNASERDQHHLGSPSHLSVGEQQDMVHDPYEFLQSPEPTNANN; this is encoded by the exons ATGGGGAAGAAGCACAAAAAGCACAAGGCGGAGAAGGCGGAGTGGAGGTCCACGCCCGCCCCAGCCGTCGTCGCCGCCACCGGCGGGGGAGGAAGCGGAGGCGCCTCCTATGacg AttatgtggataagcccttagagAAGCCATTGAAGTTGGTGTTGAAAGTTGGTGGAAGTGAAGTGACAGAACTTTCAGGATCAGGCCACGATTCCAGTTATTATGATGATAGATCAGACCATGAGAGAGAGCGAcataaggagaagaaaaagaagaagaagaagaaatcggacaaagagaaagaaaagcatctTGATGATGAGGAGAGACGGAAGAGAAAG gaagagaagaaaagaaaaagggagaaagaacaATGTGATACTGAGGGTGAAACAGATGACTTTGATCCCGGAAAGAAAGTAGAGGTTGAGCCACCCTCTGATCGTCCAGTCCGAGCCTGTAGAACACAGCCAG CAGAAAGCGAGAGCACACCTATTCAGCAATTGTTGGAACATTTTCTTCGCCAGTTACAGAG GAAAGATCCTCATGGGTTTTTTGCTTTTCCAGTCACGGATGCCATTGCCCCTGGATATTCCATGATAATAAAGCATCCTATGGATTTTGGCACTATGAAAGACAAAATTGCAGCAAATGAGTACAAGTCAGTAACAGAATTCAAG GCAGATTTTAAGCTGATGTGTGACAACGCAATGACATACAACAGACCAGACACCGTGTACTACAAACTGGCCAAAAAGATCCTCCATACAGGCTTTAAGATGATGAGCAAA CAGGCAGCTATTTTGGGCGACGAAGACCCAGCTGTTGAGGAGCCTGTGCCCGAAGTTGTTCCTGTTCACGTAGAGACCACCAAGAAATCCAAAAAGCCAAGTAAAGAAGTTATTAG CTGCATATTTGAACCGGAAGGCAATGCATGCAGCCTGACTGACAGCACTGCGGAAGAGCACGTTCTGGCTTTGGTGGAACATGCGGCAGATGAAGCTCGGGACCGGATCAGTCGATGTCTCCCAAACAGCAAG ATAGGCTACCTGAAAAAGAATGGTGATGGGTCTTTGGTCTTCAGCGTACTCAATCCATCAGATCCAGAAGCAGAAG aGGAGGAAACCCATCCGGTGGATCTGAGTTCTTTGTCAAGCAAGTTATTACCTGGTTTCACAGCCCTGGGCTTCAAAGATGAAAGAAGGCACAAAG TTACATTCCTTTCAAGTGCTAATACAGCACTTTCGATGCAACACCATTCTCTCTTTCATGATCTGAAAGCAGATGAAATGGAACTGCTGTATTCAGCATATGGAGATGAAACTGGGATCCAGTGTGCCTTAAG TTTGCAGGAATTTGTGAAGGATTCTGGAATTTACAGCAAAAAAATAGTGGATGACTTGCTGGATCAAATCACTGGTGGAGATCATTCCAAAATGATTTACCAGCTAAAGCAG AGGAGAAACATTCCAGTGAAACCACCAGATGAAGTCAAA GTTCCCCCAGTCCTCATAAAAGAAGAACACAAATTGCGCAATACTTGCCCAGATGCCTCCAAGCAGAGTATG gTTGGAGAAGCCATCGGGGACAATACTAGTTCTGTTTTGGATTTTTTGTCTATGAAGCCCTATTCAGACGTGTCCCTTGATATATCCATGTTGAGTTCATTGG GTAAAGTGAAGAAGGAGCTCGATCACGAGGACAATCATTTACACTTGGATGAAACCACCAAATTACTGCAGGACCTTCACGAGGCTCAGGCTGACAGAGTAGGATCCAGACCCTCCTCCAACCTCAGCTCCCTCTCTAATGCTTCTGAAAGGGATCAACACCACCTAG GAAGCCCTTCTCACTTAAGTGTAGGAGAACAACAAGATATGGTCCATGACCCCTATGAATTTCTTCAGTCTCCAGAACCTACAAATGCCAATAATTAA
- the BRD9 gene encoding bromodomain-containing protein 9 isoform X3: MGKKHKKHKAEKAEWRSTPAPAVVAATGGGGSGGASYDDYVDKPLEKPLKLVLKVGGSEVTELSGSGHDSSYYDDRSDHERERHKEKKKKKKKKSDKEKEKHLDDEERRKRKEEKKRKREKEQCDTEGETDDFDPGKKVEVEPPSDRPVRACRTQPESESTPIQQLLEHFLRQLQRKDPHGFFAFPVTDAIAPGYSMIIKHPMDFGTMKDKIAANEYKSVTEFKADFKLMCDNAMTYNRPDTVYYKLAKKILHTGFKMMSKQAAILGDEDPAVEEPVPEVVPVHVETTKKSKKPSKEVISCIFEPEGNACSLTDSTAEEHVLALVEHAADEARDRISRCLPNSKIGYLKKNGDGSLVFSVLNPSDPEAEEEETHPVDLSSLSSKLLPGFTALGFKDERRHKVTFLSSANTALSMQHHSLFHDLKADEMELLYSAYGDETGIQCALSLQEFVKDSGIYSKKIVDDLLDQITGGDHSKMIYQLKQRRNIPVKPPDEVKVPPVLIKEEHKLRNTCPDASKQSMVGEAIGDNTSSVLDFLSMKPYSDVSLDISMLSSLGKVKKELDHEDNHLHLDETTKLLQDLHEAQADRVGSRPSSNLSSLSNASERDQHHLGSPSHLSVGEQQDMVHDPYEFLQSPEPTNANN, encoded by the exons ATGGGGAAGAAGCACAAAAAGCACAAGGCGGAGAAGGCGGAGTGGAGGTCCACGCCCGCCCCAGCCGTCGTCGCCGCCACCGGCGGGGGAGGAAGCGGAGGCGCCTCCTATGacg AttatgtggataagcccttagagAAGCCATTGAAGTTGGTGTTGAAAGTTGGTGGAAGTGAAGTGACAGAACTTTCAGGATCAGGCCACGATTCCAGTTATTATGATGATAGATCAGACCATGAGAGAGAGCGAcataaggagaagaaaaagaagaagaagaagaaatcggacaaagagaaagaaaagcatctTGATGATGAGGAGAGACGGAAGAGAAAG gaagagaagaaaagaaaaagggagaaagaacaATGTGATACTGAGGGTGAAACAGATGACTTTGATCCCGGAAAGAAAGTAGAGGTTGAGCCACCCTCTGATCGTCCAGTCCGAGCCTGTAGAACACAGCCAG AAAGCGAGAGCACACCTATTCAGCAATTGTTGGAACATTTTCTTCGCCAGTTACAGAG GAAAGATCCTCATGGGTTTTTTGCTTTTCCAGTCACGGATGCCATTGCCCCTGGATATTCCATGATAATAAAGCATCCTATGGATTTTGGCACTATGAAAGACAAAATTGCAGCAAATGAGTACAAGTCAGTAACAGAATTCAAG GCAGATTTTAAGCTGATGTGTGACAACGCAATGACATACAACAGACCAGACACCGTGTACTACAAACTGGCCAAAAAGATCCTCCATACAGGCTTTAAGATGATGAGCAAA CAGGCAGCTATTTTGGGCGACGAAGACCCAGCTGTTGAGGAGCCTGTGCCCGAAGTTGTTCCTGTTCACGTAGAGACCACCAAGAAATCCAAAAAGCCAAGTAAAGAAGTTATTAG CTGCATATTTGAACCGGAAGGCAATGCATGCAGCCTGACTGACAGCACTGCGGAAGAGCACGTTCTGGCTTTGGTGGAACATGCGGCAGATGAAGCTCGGGACCGGATCAGTCGATGTCTCCCAAACAGCAAG ATAGGCTACCTGAAAAAGAATGGTGATGGGTCTTTGGTCTTCAGCGTACTCAATCCATCAGATCCAGAAGCAGAAG aGGAGGAAACCCATCCGGTGGATCTGAGTTCTTTGTCAAGCAAGTTATTACCTGGTTTCACAGCCCTGGGCTTCAAAGATGAAAGAAGGCACAAAG TTACATTCCTTTCAAGTGCTAATACAGCACTTTCGATGCAACACCATTCTCTCTTTCATGATCTGAAAGCAGATGAAATGGAACTGCTGTATTCAGCATATGGAGATGAAACTGGGATCCAGTGTGCCTTAAG TTTGCAGGAATTTGTGAAGGATTCTGGAATTTACAGCAAAAAAATAGTGGATGACTTGCTGGATCAAATCACTGGTGGAGATCATTCCAAAATGATTTACCAGCTAAAGCAG AGGAGAAACATTCCAGTGAAACCACCAGATGAAGTCAAA GTTCCCCCAGTCCTCATAAAAGAAGAACACAAATTGCGCAATACTTGCCCAGATGCCTCCAAGCAGAGTATG gTTGGAGAAGCCATCGGGGACAATACTAGTTCTGTTTTGGATTTTTTGTCTATGAAGCCCTATTCAGACGTGTCCCTTGATATATCCATGTTGAGTTCATTGG GTAAAGTGAAGAAGGAGCTCGATCACGAGGACAATCATTTACACTTGGATGAAACCACCAAATTACTGCAGGACCTTCACGAGGCTCAGGCTGACAGAGTAGGATCCAGACCCTCCTCCAACCTCAGCTCCCTCTCTAATGCTTCTGAAAGGGATCAACACCACCTAG GAAGCCCTTCTCACTTAAGTGTAGGAGAACAACAAGATATGGTCCATGACCCCTATGAATTTCTTCAGTCTCCAGAACCTACAAATGCCAATAATTAA
- the BRD9 gene encoding bromodomain-containing protein 9 isoform X4, with amino-acid sequence MGKKHKKHKAEKAEWRSTPAPAVVAATGGGGSGGASYDDYVDKPLEKPLKLVLKVGGSEVTELSGSGHDSSYYDDRSDHERERHKEKKKKKKKKSDKEKEKHLDDEERRKRKEEKKRKREKEQCDTEGETDDFDPGKKVEVEPPSDRPVRACRTQPESESTPIQQLLEHFLRQLQRKDPHGFFAFPVTDAIAPGYSMIIKHPMDFGTMKDKIAANEYKSVTEFKADFKLMCDNAMTYNRPDTVYYKLAKKILHTGFKMMSKAAILGDEDPAVEEPVPEVVPVHVETTKKSKKPSKEVISCIFEPEGNACSLTDSTAEEHVLALVEHAADEARDRISRCLPNSKIGYLKKNGDGSLVFSVLNPSDPEAEEEETHPVDLSSLSSKLLPGFTALGFKDERRHKVTFLSSANTALSMQHHSLFHDLKADEMELLYSAYGDETGIQCALSLQEFVKDSGIYSKKIVDDLLDQITGGDHSKMIYQLKQRRNIPVKPPDEVKVPPVLIKEEHKLRNTCPDASKQSMVGEAIGDNTSSVLDFLSMKPYSDVSLDISMLSSLGKVKKELDHEDNHLHLDETTKLLQDLHEAQADRVGSRPSSNLSSLSNASERDQHHLGSPSHLSVGEQQDMVHDPYEFLQSPEPTNANN; translated from the exons ATGGGGAAGAAGCACAAAAAGCACAAGGCGGAGAAGGCGGAGTGGAGGTCCACGCCCGCCCCAGCCGTCGTCGCCGCCACCGGCGGGGGAGGAAGCGGAGGCGCCTCCTATGacg AttatgtggataagcccttagagAAGCCATTGAAGTTGGTGTTGAAAGTTGGTGGAAGTGAAGTGACAGAACTTTCAGGATCAGGCCACGATTCCAGTTATTATGATGATAGATCAGACCATGAGAGAGAGCGAcataaggagaagaaaaagaagaagaagaagaaatcggacaaagagaaagaaaagcatctTGATGATGAGGAGAGACGGAAGAGAAAG gaagagaagaaaagaaaaagggagaaagaacaATGTGATACTGAGGGTGAAACAGATGACTTTGATCCCGGAAAGAAAGTAGAGGTTGAGCCACCCTCTGATCGTCCAGTCCGAGCCTGTAGAACACAGCCAG AAAGCGAGAGCACACCTATTCAGCAATTGTTGGAACATTTTCTTCGCCAGTTACAGAG GAAAGATCCTCATGGGTTTTTTGCTTTTCCAGTCACGGATGCCATTGCCCCTGGATATTCCATGATAATAAAGCATCCTATGGATTTTGGCACTATGAAAGACAAAATTGCAGCAAATGAGTACAAGTCAGTAACAGAATTCAAG GCAGATTTTAAGCTGATGTGTGACAACGCAATGACATACAACAGACCAGACACCGTGTACTACAAACTGGCCAAAAAGATCCTCCATACAGGCTTTAAGATGATGAGCAAA GCAGCTATTTTGGGCGACGAAGACCCAGCTGTTGAGGAGCCTGTGCCCGAAGTTGTTCCTGTTCACGTAGAGACCACCAAGAAATCCAAAAAGCCAAGTAAAGAAGTTATTAG CTGCATATTTGAACCGGAAGGCAATGCATGCAGCCTGACTGACAGCACTGCGGAAGAGCACGTTCTGGCTTTGGTGGAACATGCGGCAGATGAAGCTCGGGACCGGATCAGTCGATGTCTCCCAAACAGCAAG ATAGGCTACCTGAAAAAGAATGGTGATGGGTCTTTGGTCTTCAGCGTACTCAATCCATCAGATCCAGAAGCAGAAG aGGAGGAAACCCATCCGGTGGATCTGAGTTCTTTGTCAAGCAAGTTATTACCTGGTTTCACAGCCCTGGGCTTCAAAGATGAAAGAAGGCACAAAG TTACATTCCTTTCAAGTGCTAATACAGCACTTTCGATGCAACACCATTCTCTCTTTCATGATCTGAAAGCAGATGAAATGGAACTGCTGTATTCAGCATATGGAGATGAAACTGGGATCCAGTGTGCCTTAAG TTTGCAGGAATTTGTGAAGGATTCTGGAATTTACAGCAAAAAAATAGTGGATGACTTGCTGGATCAAATCACTGGTGGAGATCATTCCAAAATGATTTACCAGCTAAAGCAG AGGAGAAACATTCCAGTGAAACCACCAGATGAAGTCAAA GTTCCCCCAGTCCTCATAAAAGAAGAACACAAATTGCGCAATACTTGCCCAGATGCCTCCAAGCAGAGTATG gTTGGAGAAGCCATCGGGGACAATACTAGTTCTGTTTTGGATTTTTTGTCTATGAAGCCCTATTCAGACGTGTCCCTTGATATATCCATGTTGAGTTCATTGG GTAAAGTGAAGAAGGAGCTCGATCACGAGGACAATCATTTACACTTGGATGAAACCACCAAATTACTGCAGGACCTTCACGAGGCTCAGGCTGACAGAGTAGGATCCAGACCCTCCTCCAACCTCAGCTCCCTCTCTAATGCTTCTGAAAGGGATCAACACCACCTAG GAAGCCCTTCTCACTTAAGTGTAGGAGAACAACAAGATATGGTCCATGACCCCTATGAATTTCTTCAGTCTCCAGAACCTACAAATGCCAATAATTAA
- the BRD9 gene encoding bromodomain-containing protein 9 isoform X2, producing MGKKHKKHKAEKAEWRSTPAPAVVAATGGGGSGGASYDDYVDKPLEKPLKLVLKVGGSEVTELSGSGHDSSYYDDRSDHERERHKEKKKKKKKKSDKEKEKHLDDEERRKRKEEKKRKREKEQCDTEGETDDFDPGKKVEVEPPSDRPVRACRTQPAESESTPIQQLLEHFLRQLQRKDPHGFFAFPVTDAIAPGYSMIIKHPMDFGTMKDKIAANEYKSVTEFKADFKLMCDNAMTYNRPDTVYYKLAKKILHTGFKMMSKAAILGDEDPAVEEPVPEVVPVHVETTKKSKKPSKEVISCIFEPEGNACSLTDSTAEEHVLALVEHAADEARDRISRCLPNSKIGYLKKNGDGSLVFSVLNPSDPEAEEEETHPVDLSSLSSKLLPGFTALGFKDERRHKVTFLSSANTALSMQHHSLFHDLKADEMELLYSAYGDETGIQCALSLQEFVKDSGIYSKKIVDDLLDQITGGDHSKMIYQLKQRRNIPVKPPDEVKVPPVLIKEEHKLRNTCPDASKQSMVGEAIGDNTSSVLDFLSMKPYSDVSLDISMLSSLGKVKKELDHEDNHLHLDETTKLLQDLHEAQADRVGSRPSSNLSSLSNASERDQHHLGSPSHLSVGEQQDMVHDPYEFLQSPEPTNANN from the exons ATGGGGAAGAAGCACAAAAAGCACAAGGCGGAGAAGGCGGAGTGGAGGTCCACGCCCGCCCCAGCCGTCGTCGCCGCCACCGGCGGGGGAGGAAGCGGAGGCGCCTCCTATGacg AttatgtggataagcccttagagAAGCCATTGAAGTTGGTGTTGAAAGTTGGTGGAAGTGAAGTGACAGAACTTTCAGGATCAGGCCACGATTCCAGTTATTATGATGATAGATCAGACCATGAGAGAGAGCGAcataaggagaagaaaaagaagaagaagaagaaatcggacaaagagaaagaaaagcatctTGATGATGAGGAGAGACGGAAGAGAAAG gaagagaagaaaagaaaaagggagaaagaacaATGTGATACTGAGGGTGAAACAGATGACTTTGATCCCGGAAAGAAAGTAGAGGTTGAGCCACCCTCTGATCGTCCAGTCCGAGCCTGTAGAACACAGCCAG CAGAAAGCGAGAGCACACCTATTCAGCAATTGTTGGAACATTTTCTTCGCCAGTTACAGAG GAAAGATCCTCATGGGTTTTTTGCTTTTCCAGTCACGGATGCCATTGCCCCTGGATATTCCATGATAATAAAGCATCCTATGGATTTTGGCACTATGAAAGACAAAATTGCAGCAAATGAGTACAAGTCAGTAACAGAATTCAAG GCAGATTTTAAGCTGATGTGTGACAACGCAATGACATACAACAGACCAGACACCGTGTACTACAAACTGGCCAAAAAGATCCTCCATACAGGCTTTAAGATGATGAGCAAA GCAGCTATTTTGGGCGACGAAGACCCAGCTGTTGAGGAGCCTGTGCCCGAAGTTGTTCCTGTTCACGTAGAGACCACCAAGAAATCCAAAAAGCCAAGTAAAGAAGTTATTAG CTGCATATTTGAACCGGAAGGCAATGCATGCAGCCTGACTGACAGCACTGCGGAAGAGCACGTTCTGGCTTTGGTGGAACATGCGGCAGATGAAGCTCGGGACCGGATCAGTCGATGTCTCCCAAACAGCAAG ATAGGCTACCTGAAAAAGAATGGTGATGGGTCTTTGGTCTTCAGCGTACTCAATCCATCAGATCCAGAAGCAGAAG aGGAGGAAACCCATCCGGTGGATCTGAGTTCTTTGTCAAGCAAGTTATTACCTGGTTTCACAGCCCTGGGCTTCAAAGATGAAAGAAGGCACAAAG TTACATTCCTTTCAAGTGCTAATACAGCACTTTCGATGCAACACCATTCTCTCTTTCATGATCTGAAAGCAGATGAAATGGAACTGCTGTATTCAGCATATGGAGATGAAACTGGGATCCAGTGTGCCTTAAG TTTGCAGGAATTTGTGAAGGATTCTGGAATTTACAGCAAAAAAATAGTGGATGACTTGCTGGATCAAATCACTGGTGGAGATCATTCCAAAATGATTTACCAGCTAAAGCAG AGGAGAAACATTCCAGTGAAACCACCAGATGAAGTCAAA GTTCCCCCAGTCCTCATAAAAGAAGAACACAAATTGCGCAATACTTGCCCAGATGCCTCCAAGCAGAGTATG gTTGGAGAAGCCATCGGGGACAATACTAGTTCTGTTTTGGATTTTTTGTCTATGAAGCCCTATTCAGACGTGTCCCTTGATATATCCATGTTGAGTTCATTGG GTAAAGTGAAGAAGGAGCTCGATCACGAGGACAATCATTTACACTTGGATGAAACCACCAAATTACTGCAGGACCTTCACGAGGCTCAGGCTGACAGAGTAGGATCCAGACCCTCCTCCAACCTCAGCTCCCTCTCTAATGCTTCTGAAAGGGATCAACACCACCTAG GAAGCCCTTCTCACTTAAGTGTAGGAGAACAACAAGATATGGTCCATGACCCCTATGAATTTCTTCAGTCTCCAGAACCTACAAATGCCAATAATTAA